The following coding sequences are from one Pyxidicoccus xibeiensis window:
- a CDS encoding cytochrome P450, with protein sequence MTASAPLSAPGPKGTWPFGSFFDEAKDPLGFIKENQRRYGDVFLFRIGGRVHCVLSHPEDVKRVLIDEPAAFPKPRMPPSLFAGKGLFGSEGDYWKKHRRMIQPAFQRERMLAWVDTISDATRKMLDRWEPLARSGQPVDVYEEFLRLAYTIQARLCLTTEPDDALYASIHGAVKHIGRRDPPMHELVFTVLPFLSSWRQKMAAYMKPVDEFIHARIAERRRGEGVQQDLLQMLLELKDRDTGEGFSDVEVRDELMNIWGAGYEATGAGLAWSVSLLDRSPEALARVEREAAEVLAGGLPTAGSSEALTYTGQAFREALRMYPPAWRLERQATQAVELRGVSVPAGTMLFMLPYVLHRDSRFWDSPERFDPERFSTERSVGRPKCSYVPFGAGQRTCLGNLLALLKGPLILAMVTQRYRVTPVSREEPGFDVGVTLSPRGGLPVRLTLR encoded by the coding sequence ATGACCGCGTCCGCTCCGCTCTCTGCTCCCGGTCCCAAGGGTACCTGGCCCTTCGGCAGCTTCTTCGACGAGGCGAAGGACCCGCTGGGCTTCATCAAGGAGAACCAGCGCCGCTACGGCGACGTGTTCCTCTTCCGGATTGGCGGCCGCGTCCACTGCGTCCTCAGCCACCCCGAGGACGTGAAGCGCGTCCTCATCGACGAGCCTGCCGCGTTCCCCAAGCCGCGGATGCCGCCGTCCCTCTTCGCGGGCAAGGGCCTCTTCGGCAGCGAGGGCGACTACTGGAAGAAGCACCGGCGGATGATTCAGCCCGCCTTCCAGCGCGAGCGGATGCTCGCGTGGGTGGACACCATCTCAGATGCCACGCGGAAGATGCTCGACCGGTGGGAGCCGCTCGCCCGGAGCGGGCAGCCCGTCGACGTGTACGAGGAGTTCCTGCGGCTGGCCTACACCATCCAGGCCCGGCTCTGCCTGACCACCGAGCCCGACGACGCCCTCTACGCGAGCATCCACGGCGCCGTGAAGCACATCGGCCGGAGGGACCCGCCGATGCACGAGCTGGTGTTCACCGTGCTGCCCTTCCTCTCGTCGTGGCGCCAGAAGATGGCGGCCTACATGAAGCCCGTCGACGAGTTCATCCACGCACGCATCGCCGAGCGGCGGCGGGGCGAGGGCGTGCAGCAGGACCTCCTGCAGATGCTCCTGGAGCTGAAGGACCGGGACACCGGCGAGGGCTTCAGCGATGTCGAGGTGCGCGACGAGCTGATGAACATCTGGGGCGCGGGCTACGAGGCCACCGGCGCGGGTCTGGCCTGGTCCGTCTCCCTGCTCGACCGGAGCCCGGAGGCCCTGGCGCGCGTGGAGCGCGAGGCCGCCGAGGTGCTCGCGGGCGGCCTGCCCACCGCCGGCTCCTCGGAGGCGCTCACGTACACGGGCCAGGCCTTCCGTGAGGCCCTGCGCATGTACCCGCCCGCCTGGCGGCTGGAGCGGCAGGCCACGCAGGCGGTCGAGCTTCGCGGCGTCTCCGTGCCAGCGGGCACCATGCTGTTCATGCTGCCCTATGTGCTCCACCGGGACTCGCGCTTCTGGGACTCGCCGGAGCGGTTCGACCCGGAGCGCTTCTCGACGGAGCGCTCCGTGGGCCGGCCGAAGTGCTCGTATGTCCCCTTCGGAGCGGGGCAGCGCACCTGCCTGGGCAACCTGCTCGCCCTGCTGAAGGGGCCCCTCATCCTGGCGATGGTGACGCAGCGCTACCGCGTCACCCCCGTGTCCCGGGAGGAGCCCGGCTTCGACGTGGGCGTGACGCTGTCACCCCGGGGCGGGCTGCCGGTGCGCCTCACGCTTCGGTGA
- a CDS encoding transposase zinc-binding domain-containing protein, protein MLAHGFARVRCESCKDELLVAFSCKGRGVCPSCNAKRAHVTEVHLVERVLPHVPYRQWTLSFPHRVRWALLKDSGLLSDVLTVFLRALFALQRRRARKLGTRNGRCPGKGPRTRGRPIRPSPFSSASDGRGWTCGHRPRRCPAAPSWRASPSMPTPTCMQMTGRAWSGCAGTERGAPSRWSASRRQKTGASPTA, encoded by the coding sequence GTGCTGGCGCACGGCTTCGCGCGGGTGCGCTGCGAGAGTTGCAAGGACGAGCTTCTCGTCGCCTTCTCGTGCAAGGGACGAGGGGTGTGCCCGTCCTGCAACGCGAAGCGGGCGCATGTGACGGAGGTGCACCTGGTGGAGCGGGTGCTGCCACACGTGCCCTACCGTCAGTGGACGCTGTCCTTCCCGCACCGGGTGCGCTGGGCGCTGTTGAAGGACAGCGGGCTGCTGTCGGATGTCCTCACCGTCTTCCTGCGCGCGCTCTTCGCCCTACAGCGCCGAAGGGCAAGGAAGCTGGGCACGCGCAATGGGCGCTGCCCGGGGAAGGGCCCGAGGACGCGCGGCAGGCCTATCAGGCCCAGTCCCTTCAGCAGCGCTTCCGATGGACGGGGCTGGACGTGCGGCCACCGCCCAAGAAGGTGCCCCGCTGCGCCTTCCTGGAGGGCTTCTCCCTCCATGCCAACACCCACCTGCATGCAAATGACAGGGAGGGCCTGGAGCGGCTGTGCAGGTACGGAGCGCGGGGCGCCCTCGCGATGGAGCGCTTCGAGGAGGCAGAAGACGGGCGCATCGCCTACCGCATGA
- the sitI6 gene encoding SitI6 family double-CXXCG motif immunity protein, which yields MSRFFWIHEDMAVAAKYGGGIDGWHKLSLPGARCHTCGVTWAGAGHEYPCVDLSQLPERGEFEKARPEPFAEFVRLRELVRPLAPPHAELPPGTGFGPLVGRAFGELGPITWVGGLKLVVRREVLERLQAEGVRGLLACPTVLRFRQKNPPELLELQVEPHGRLHPDCIPPDAPPRCATCGRYGLTRPDEPILDAASLPPELDLFRVGNFATMVIGTERFVEAVRRLELDGITSRELPAR from the coding sequence ATGAGCCGGTTCTTTTGGATACATGAGGACATGGCGGTAGCCGCGAAGTACGGCGGTGGCATCGACGGGTGGCATAAGCTTTCGCTGCCCGGCGCGAGGTGTCACACCTGCGGGGTCACCTGGGCTGGCGCGGGCCACGAGTACCCGTGCGTGGACCTATCTCAGCTCCCCGAGCGCGGAGAGTTCGAGAAGGCCAGGCCCGAGCCCTTCGCCGAGTTCGTGCGCCTGCGCGAGCTGGTACGTCCCCTGGCGCCTCCCCATGCCGAGCTACCACCCGGTACGGGCTTCGGTCCGCTGGTGGGCCGCGCCTTTGGTGAGCTCGGCCCTATTACCTGGGTCGGAGGACTGAAGCTGGTCGTTCGACGGGAGGTGCTGGAGCGTCTCCAGGCGGAGGGCGTGCGGGGCTTGCTGGCTTGCCCGACCGTGCTGCGATTCCGGCAGAAGAATCCACCGGAGTTGCTGGAACTCCAGGTGGAGCCCCATGGCCGTTTGCATCCGGACTGCATCCCACCGGATGCGCCTCCTCGTTGCGCCACCTGCGGGCGGTACGGGCTCACTCGACCAGATGAGCCCATTCTGGACGCTGCGTCCCTGCCCCCGGAACTGGACCTGTTCCGGGTGGGCAACTTCGCCACCATGGTCATCGGCACCGAGCGCTTCGTCGAGGCCGTCCGCCGCCTGGAACTGGACGGCATCACCTCGCGCGAGCTGCCCGCACGCTGA
- a CDS encoding peptidoglycan-binding domain-containing protein yields the protein MTGVSRSSDNHSRSYGSSRDTSALSPQKTQADRSGRQPPSSDVAGARPSAQTPTGFSNVSAFTPAGQRTSTGSLTFGARGEEVRALQDQLRTAGFDPGASDGIFGQRTDRALRDFQASKGLEVDGIAGRRTFAALSGVDGMDPNAPAAGGVNGTARLNGQPEGVGMTTGSITVNGNTYQFNSGGANAYSVPQGTYRVTAHRDSRSDPGFVRDGVGYSFLMEDPNRPGSDKMYDARAGRDREWLRIHPDGRNPGTEGCIGIVGDAETQRQFRADLNAELQRNGGVYTLRVE from the coding sequence ATGACGGGTGTTTCGCGTTCTTCGGACAACCATTCTCGCTCTTACGGCTCCTCTCGCGACACTTCGGCGCTGTCCCCCCAGAAGACGCAGGCCGACCGTTCGGGACGCCAGCCTCCCAGCAGCGACGTCGCGGGGGCGCGTCCCAGTGCTCAGACGCCCACGGGCTTCAGCAATGTCAGCGCCTTCACGCCCGCGGGGCAGAGGACCTCGACGGGCTCGCTGACCTTCGGCGCGCGGGGTGAGGAGGTGCGTGCGCTCCAGGACCAGCTGCGGACCGCGGGCTTCGACCCGGGCGCCAGCGACGGCATCTTCGGCCAGCGCACCGATCGCGCGCTTCGTGACTTCCAGGCCTCGAAAGGCCTGGAGGTGGACGGCATCGCCGGCCGCAGGACGTTCGCGGCGCTCAGCGGCGTCGACGGCATGGACCCGAACGCGCCCGCGGCGGGGGGCGTCAATGGCACCGCGCGTCTCAACGGCCAGCCCGAGGGCGTCGGCATGACCACCGGCAGCATCACGGTGAACGGCAACACGTACCAGTTCAACTCGGGCGGGGCCAACGCCTACTCGGTGCCGCAGGGCACGTACCGTGTGACGGCGCATCGTGACAGCCGCTCCGATCCGGGCTTCGTGCGGGATGGTGTCGGCTACAGCTTCCTCATGGAGGATCCGAACCGTCCCGGCTCCGACAAGATGTATGACGCCCGCGCGGGCCGTGACCGCGAGTGGCTGCGCATCCACCCGGACGGTCGCAATCCCGGCACGGAGGGCTGCATCGGCATCGTCGGTGACGCGGAGACGCAGCGCCAGTTCCGCGCGGACCTGAACGCGGAGCTCCAGCGCAACGGCGGCGTCTACACGCTCCGCGTGGAGTAA